AGTGTCCATAGTCAAGTAAAGGAAGAGATGaaaggtgacaggccttgagataacaaaagagtataggccataaagtcatatcctcatttcaagaaataagttcgtgacgcTAACATGATTAGcagaagaaaaagttagaccccTAAGCaatagaaatcaatatggactggtgaacaagataaactaaacatgaattaaggaCTGAGTGATTGGATAATGGTCGGCATgatgagaatttcatattgcgttccagcaataatagaatggacaacagaagaaaattcataagaaaaaggtcattcaggaagacgctttcctaaagcaagcaatgtgagcaaagttaagcttaaaggactaagtgtgccagttacactaagtgtcaccctcgtgagtaagtaattttgttatccttagtacagaaggattaccgcaaggcaggtaagagtcatcgatgatgtgaaaagatgccaatgAGGTAAAACATTTATACGTAAATCCTCATAGTGCTAAATCTTAGTACTTCCCTAAAGGggagaatatggagtgatgtggcattaagtcggAATTAAGTGGTTGTAGTAACtatggaataataaaggaagaatgcgataagaCTAAGAAAGGGataagattgcacttatccaaatcctacagGTATGCTgcaattccagaacattatgcaaacacgacgtcaaggagaatAAGTAAGGGtccctgcccgagatgttatcAATAGATAAGGATCCAGTGCGAgaagtaagttaagacaaaggaaataacccgagaaagattacgcggaatattgatatgagaaatggccaatgagtagttagtagttgattcaggaagagcctagctaTGGCTATATAAGAGGATACAGACGAATCAGCAGATCGTGCTAGATAagcatagtaaaacccaatatagtaaatttagcctcgcagtaatgtcattgtaatacttgagatatattcagataggagtcggggtagttaaaggttcTATATCAATATTACGAGAATAAAAAAGAGTGTCATTGGTAAGGCaatcaaaatattagttcagaagcaGCCGTACAAGCATaagggcgtggaggtaagtaactacggataattataggcaaggaaggacatcaaaagtcCCGTCGAGTATTCGaggtaataagctcacaactttacaagagtcagagggtcctccctaagtactgcaataaaagactagctaaggaaataaAGAGGAAGGCTTCAATctaagcacagtgacctaaaaaggaaatggtcatataacaacagtctcacaacaacattgtaagcaatcaaaagaaagtggcacctaccgtggataatgaacgggaagtaaaatctaAAGTAATGATCGAAATCATATGagttgcaaaaaagaaaaaaataaattttccggcatatgtgggcactaagataaatcaagtattcatgcaacaagtggcagaacgaccaagAAAGGCAATTGCTCTCATTTAAGGAAAGTTGAGAAGGAACAAAAAGAATTATTCAGTAAATCATCCAGAGTTAGTtatgttatgaacgcacttaagatttcggagtattatccatgcaacatatatgttgacaatcatacagtcgtagaagaccctggtataagttaaaagaaaggattgagtccaggtcatagacaaaggcttgaattgttagaagattgtatcctgaatattccatagcgtccatgaagGGCTAAAGTAATACCATGAGTCGTAGATCGGAAGAtaacttaagcctacataaaggctgatcataaggaagaggaaactaaagagttacatcaacgaagtaaatcaggagtccgattattggacccaaaaaattatagaaatcgtgattgagaatatTGCAGGATTACTCTTAGTATCAAAGGTACaaaagagatagtacaacaaccatatgcTATAACAGCTCTATGATAAATCCAGTTAGAAGAGTACCGGCCTCATAAGAAAtcagtatgaagctctcaccGAATCATGTaaagaggtgcaagtattataatagaagttcaagttgtggatgtgggTTATACCTAGGTGAaaaggaggtcatgaaagagatagaagacaTGATGCGAGACTTTAAAGTTAGTAAGGTAAAAATGAACAACGTACGAAATACTCAAAtgcaaaaggttgtgaatagtccatactttggatagaaggctagaagcacggGGATtgaatatccaggaatgatagcagtatcgttagtggcatatcttccagcctatggtttcacgtatcgagaggtctagttgagagagtaaagaagagttagagacgaagTGATGTCTCGCTTAATGTTCCATAATAAcaaaaggaaatctatggtgcaaacaagttgaaggaaggttgtgagtagtataaatggatatgtgtaagtcgcaagctaaagtatggtagagcgacaaggttttaggaagacaggagtaaggataataAAATGCGAGTGCgaaggtgatgagaatggataagtcctcgggattaagcccatgaaaacaagaagagctgatggtttctctaatttatagaaagctcagtatagcctgaatgaactagtagcatttagaagagatggaatgctgcccttaTAGTataatgagggtgtaattgtgatagataaaggatgacgtttgggcctttgattgagtaatgatttgaagaaaaaaaaagggatttcatgaattgtacatgataaaaaaatacccacgtaaggtgaatcacattgggatgctatgaaatacggttatggaagcaTGGTATCGCCCTAAGTGGAtagtctaatcatttcagatgttccccgatgagacatgagccctagcggcagtgttacataagaggtcaagttatcagtggtagattatagatcaacaatagatggataaaagttcaacagTATAAAATGAGATCAGGCTGTCATttttaagatgaacagtaatgaggtaATATTAAAGGACttatatttatacatatatgatAAGCAGCGAAAGAGGAACCTGGAAGTGGGTAGCAGACCTCGATAATAATAAAACcaaggtaagagttatggtatagtatgacctacctagatacAATAAAGTCATGCAGATGAATAACTAggtctatgaaacaagatatagcaatagtcaagttcgacaaagtatcgagcaagaacttcagtatacctatagatgcccagagggacatcttgtcaagttatgtatatgttcccaaagtgaagcctagagattgttTAAAAGCTAAAGGGAAGAGTCGCATAGGtgcacatacaaggaaaaagtcgtacaggctgcatgacagaaggtagtaagagttacgagattggaagaattagGCCGTGGTGaaagaaagaggcctaaaggggggaatgccctggcctttggatttgtTCACAAaaatagttgcctagatggcaagaagagtactaaagtattcagcGGAACTATGGGTTATAATAATGATAAGTGTATCAgtcaatattcgaggacgaatgttccaaaggggagaatgatgttacatcccacATTTTCGTACGCTAaaatttcgtcgtaagttaatttgtaagttcgggaatgagattttttgggattataagtattatgctattttaaacaagtgataagtaaattcgtgaaggtgaaagggtaagcgaatcgaagaagactagttttgtcgaagtttgtcaatttgggataGAATACAAcccgagctataataccccatatttatggactagtgtcatacaaggtaccacatgactatGATAGTAAGGGGTATAAAATGTGTTAAAagtaattagtattttaagtaatttgagataattcctaattatgtggataattagaAATTTATTGGTTAATGGGGGATAGTcaattaattaaggaaataattagGACACTATTGGATAAGAGTTGACCACCAAAACGTGGCAGCCACAACATATGACTCTTATATCATGATTCAAGGTGTCATTCTTAGAGAATTGGGTTGTGGCCAACTAAGCCAAAAAGTGGGGCCCACTCCTAAAGGTTAacaaaacctttcaaattcatttTTAGAATCTCTAAAATGAAGAAGGAAGCTTCAGCAACTTATTCAAATGTTATCAACGTGACTTTGCTACCAAAGATCGTACGAGACTACGTGATATTATAGCAACAGggttttgcgattctaagggagtacggtgcaatctttctcaaagaATATCATTCGGATTCTTCCCTACTTCGATCTGCCGTTATGTGATTTGTCGCAATTGACGTATGTTagaggattgtcaagagaatcaactcaggtatgttaaggctatcccttatttcttttggcataatctatacgacacaaacgaaacgagcaaatacacaatttccataaatgactctattcatagaaatactagagatgcttatgttcttgattctccatgtgtcatattattctatcatctgttcatgggtctcaaaaaatacgtaagttgataaagtttatttcatgatattaatcaaaggcaaaatggtattATGACACACCGAAAGCTTTTATTGACGAGCTtctcatgcattacattcatttacattgacccatgaccagatggcgttatatacgcgtatatatgtataatatatgtatatgggatatgagaaaaggttacagtgttatatacgcaccaccacctgatcagttggtatacgttgatgatttgcccacaatggccgagatgatatgatgggatatcCTTAGAGGCTTAATGATATTTTGAACGCATTTATCCATGCaaggtatgacatttatacgcatatgcatgacattataatattaaatgattcacatagctattcagatatacatgttgagtcttttactctatgtttctctcatgtctattgtttactgattttcattccttacatactcggtacattatttgtactgacgtacCTTTTTCCTAgggacgttgcgtttcatgcccgcaggtcccgatagacaggtcgagagccctccaagtaggctatcatctcagcggaagatgttggtgcgctccgtTTGCTCCGGaattgcttgtttggtcagtatgatttagacgtatattgtttggtatggcggggccctgtcccgacctttatgataagtatgtactcttagaggcatgcgacagatgtcatgtatacgaatGCTTGTATACTTTGATCATGccggcctatattttgagtttacaaatgatcacgttggccttataggcccgtatgtcatatgtataagtttttatatcatattgggtcgtcctatattgagtattcccaatgtttattctggttagcccatgatgacctgtttgacccatttgccaatgaaagtaaaataagaacgatatgttatgttggtacccggttaagtaaggtaccgagtgcccGTTGCAGCCCATAGGTTTGTGTCGTGACAGAAATATCCGCAATTAGTTGGATATCACGGCGGGAATCTCGGCACGTGTCAACGAGAGACCGATTAAGTAgcaaatcatgagatttcttaccttttacagatatgtacctaaAGCAGGACTCCCCCACTATATAAAAGGGGGTGATTCTTTGTAAtacacattgtaacacgcatcccaaaaatattataatattattttctttATGCAAGCTACTGTTCTTCTGTATtaatttgatattatttggatcATATTCAGTTCGAGTGAGATCTATTTCTCAAGGCTATAACTGTTCAAGTTACACAGTTTgaatttactttattattgtttGCTTTACTTATAGTTCAATCTATCACTTTGTGTCAAATTAATCCACGTATTCTTAGAACAacttataaattcaattgttatccgattttgagggtaaacgaTCTCCGCGAGCTGATTAAGCAACTTCTGTATTGAAGTTTAAAGAGTCGATTAATCATTAAGCTACTTGAAACAGACAAAAAGTTTCAAATCTTAGTCTTGAGATCTGTAAAGTAGCCTAAGATGCTCAATAGATAATCAACTTTATTCCAACTTCTCTACATTATTTAGAATATTGCTCTATGGTTAAGCGACTTTACGAAAGTGACTTATCACACAGTACTAAATTTAAGAATCAAGAAAACATGCAATAGAAAATTGAGTACCATCTCACGTCCACGCAATAAGTAGTTTAATAGCCCGTTTAGCCAAGTTGcaaaaatcagtttattttgagaagtgtttttttttaaaagtgttttttccaaaagtacttttggtgagaagcagtttgtgtttggctaattagtttgaaaagcattTCTGACCAACAATTAGTGTTTGGACAAATttttaaaaactgcttctaagtgtatttttctcaaaagtgtttctcaaaaaagtgctttttggagagaagttacttttttctacttctccaaaactgtttctgcttctcctcaaaaacattttttttccttccagaagcttggccaaacacctcaatttttggccaaaagcacgCACTTTTGGCTAAAAATAAGCTTGGCAAAACAGGCTATAAGAGTCCAAAAGAATCACAATTGGGTTCCGGACTAGTAAATTCAGCATAACTTTTTAATGGTACTTTAGATTGAAGACACGTGTCAATTATAAttagggaaatgaaatttttgaaaCTAACTTAATCCAAATGTTAAATTATAAGGCGAAAATTGTACAAGAttatattaaaaaattaaatattttattataataATCTGGGACTCTAACAGTAGATGCTACATGTCTGAACAGTTGAGACATTTTTTATTAACAAAGCCTGAAAGATGTGATATCTTTTCCTTAATCTTTTGTGGTACTATAGCAATGCCAAATTCAATAAAGGAGATCAACTATAAAGGGAGAACAAAAGCACTATACTCTGTATTTTTCTGAGTACTAGCTATGATGATTAATGAAATTCTTAttgacaaaatcaaagattttttttttttcttgaaatttCGGTTCATATCTCATCTGTAATGAAGTTTCAACTGTCAATTAATCATTAAGCCACTTGAAACAGACAAAAAGTTTCAAATCTTAATCAACTTTATTCCAACTTCTCTACATTATTTAGAATATTTCTCAATGGTTAAGCGAATCCCTTACCATACAGTAGTAAAATTTAAGAATCTAGAATCTAGTATAGTTAGAATGGCTTGTTGAAAGTGACAGTTCATATGGTATTATTGAAAATTTTCGGAGCAGCAAtataaaaaaggaatttttgACCAGAAGAACATTACTATTGTATGTGTTCAAGAAACATGCAATACAAAATTGAGTACCATCTCACGTCCACGCAATAAGTAGTTTAAGAGACCAAGTAAATCATGATAAACCAGTATTGTAATTTTCTTCTAACGAGATAAAAGAAAGTTCAATAATTCTTTCCTCTTGAGAATAACAGTCAAGTAAAAAGAAAATACCCACTTCGCCTTATTTCCTTTTCTTATATTTGCTCTTATAATTCTGGTACCGTGGATATAAAGTTACATTGTACTACATATGAGCATGTTAGTTACATTGTATTGTACAGAACACTCTGGTATTAACCTTAATTTCATTACATTTTACAGCCGTAAGAACAGGTAACACTATGGTTTTTCCTTCCTACAAACAAAATTGCTCACGCTCAACCCATGACCTGTCCAGGGAGAAAATACAAGCAGCAGTAAAATGGcagctttcttttccttttaccATTCTCTTTTCCGTGGACGCTATCTGCATGGACAGCCGTGACGTTATCTTCCTTTGTTTGGTCTACTGAGGTACGTACAGCAGTATGGTGTTCATCGCCCGAGATTTCAACATAATCATCTGGTGATGCAGGAGCAATCTTCTTGTTGTGGGTGGCTTCCCTCGTGCACAGAGTAGAACTTGTACGCCTGGAAAGTTTATACACCAATTTTTTAGATATTACGTAATAGATTAGAAGAAGCTCATCAAGCATATGATCAAACGCATAGTAAGCAAATCATGTCATTTCAACAAAAATTTAGCGTTGCAGAATCTTCTCTTCATGCATAATTTGAGACGTGCAGACGAAGTTGCAGAAATCTAAGGTTTTTACTAAGCTAAGTGACGATATCTTTGCCGTTTCTATGTGCTCATTTGGCAAATACATATTTAACTTCTTGGAAACCAATTTGACACGTTTGGTGTAGAATAAATAAGCTTAGCATCACCCATTATTTCAATGTAGCCTCTTGCTATTAAGCAAACAAAATTTACCTGGAACTGTGACTAGAAGAGCTGTTCCTGTGTTCGTAAGGGGTCGCCTCTGACAATTCTTTTTTTGGTGAATCAGCACAAGCGCTGCCACTTCCATGAATTCGATCAGTTTCTGATGATTTTGAATTTTCCTGACCATCCTCCTCTACACCTACATACTTAACAGTAGTGTTGCTGGGAACAGATCTAATCTCCAAATTATATCCAAAATCCCTTATGATAGAGATTGCCTTCTCTAAAGTTCCCAGAGCTTGTCGGACCTCAGAGCTAATCAAAACCTTCTTGTTGTTGGCAGGCACGTGCACGACTTGATTAGCTGGATAATTGTGCGCTTTCTTGTCATTCTCATTTAAACTTTCAATCATTTCACTCGTGTCTTCATTAATTTCCTCAATTTCGCTGTGACCTTTGTTATCTCCAGCCACAAAGTTGTCCTGCTGTGATGAACAAATTAAACCATTATCCGATTGCACCATCTGTTCTGGTCTTTTGACTTCAACATTTGTTCGTGTTCCTTGATCCACGTGAACACAGGCGTCTCCTATTGGGTCTTGGAGTTCTAAAGCATCATTGTCATCTCTTGTCCGTTCATTAAGTTGAAGAGATGCATCTTTCTTCAGCTCTTTTTGCAGTCCCAAAGTCTCCCTTGACCCTTCATCAAGATTAACACACGTGTCTTCCTTCAACTCTTCCAATTCTAAAGCCCCATTGCCATTTCTTTTCTCTTCATCAAGCCGACAGACATCTTTCTTTAGGTCTAGCAGTTCCAAAGCCGCATTGCCATTACTTATATTATCTGAATAAAGAGCTTTCCGTACTCTAGCATATAGTGGATCTTTTAGAGCGTTGCTGAAATCTTCGTCGCCTTTGACTACTGAAGCTACTTCCTGCAAGAAAAATAgtatattataattattattcaGAGAAGATAAATATTGATTTTATCAGATAATCGTatttaacaaaaagaaaaatcagaaacagaagTGGGAACTGAACTGGCATTAACCTTTTTATAAAGCTTGAAACCAGCACCTACGAGCTGCCTTGAAACAAAATTGATGAATGAGGGAGGAACAAAGTCCAGTTTGATATCCATGTTTGCTATAGTCCTGTTAAATTTAAAAGCAGAAAAAGAGAGTTCATAATAAAATAATAGGAGCGGTAAATTCTTTTTAACACTGAATTTGATGTCACTCTGACTATCCTACACTGCTTATCACAGcatttggcttttctttctttccaATAACTAGGTACTTTTTCATCAAAGAGAAGTAGGGGATCACGATTACACATCTACTATAAACAGTATCTGATTTATAAAACAGTATTTGGTTAATGTTGTATCCTGTCTCGTTGCACATAAAAGCACTGAATCACGAGGAACGTTCTTCCTTTTGCCAAAATTATCAGCTCTATTCATTTGCAGAACTACTGCTAACCGGCAAAAAAGAGGAGGAAACCTTCTTTGGGCTTCTAGGAGTTCAAACACACTTAAGCAGGAATATCGGTGTATCATTACTTGTGACCATCTTCTTGATGCATTTCGGATGCAGCCCACAATTGGATCCTGATTCATCGACAACCTAAGTAACATCTAACATGCAAACTAATAGGGAGAAGGGACATCAGGCTATGTGGGACCTAATCTGATTGAGGGGCTTAATGACCAAAAGAAACCAAACACCACAAAGTTACCATAGACTATGGCTATGCTGACTTGCTCAGTGTTCCTTTAAGCTTCCTTTCTCTAATTTCCTTTTATACTAGATGATTTATATCGGTCCATGTAAGAGATCATCGGCATTTTCTAATGTATTCTGAGTGATGGTTCTCTAGAATGCTGCCGGAGAAAGAATAAACTGTTCTCCCAGTAATGATCTAAATTTTTGGCGCACTCGAACTTGCAATCTATGTTACAGGTAAGACTGGTGCATATCTAGAAGTCGATTTGTCTTCTTATAGATTTTAGGATTCAGGGTGTGGAGAAAAAGAATGGGAATGAGTGCTGGGATATGGGTAATGAATACATTAGTATGAAATATTTGACTATTACTTATTCGCATTGGTAGAAAAGTAAGTCAAGCTTCAGTTAAAAATTTCAATCAAATTCAGTGCGATTTAGTTAAGTAAGTTATGCCGAAACAAACATATATTTTTTAGTTGTTCAAGTGGTAACCAGCTTATTTTGTTTCTTCTTGGACTTGCTAATAACAAAGAAAATAATGAACACTGTGGCCCAAACTTATTTGTGTCGGCCCATATAATGCAATTCTCTGAAATATGTTTTAAAACCCACTTTCACAAACCCAGTCCATCAATACCAAACAACAAAAAATCCTAACTTTGGTGAGCTTTACACATCCCAGTCAATCTATGGAATCTCTGTTTGCATTCAAATGAAAGAAGAGGAAGAGAGATGACAACATTGAAGCACAAACAGAGAGACGAACTTGCCCGAAAGTTGCTGTATCCCTCGTCTTTCATCTGTCTTCTTCCTCACAGGACTTCATTTCATCTATGTCTTCGTCTTAGCAGTTTCAGCTTTCGTTGGTCGAAGAACCCGTTGAATGTTGACCAAATTGGGTAAGAATCTTGTCACCGACAAAGGTGTCATGTCGACATTCTAATTCCTTCGGTTCTTTAGGAGCTCAAACAACATGCAAGGAGCACCACTCTTAAAGAATAATATATTGTTATGTTGGATTCTAGAAGAGTAGTCGTTATACTATTGCATATTTCCAATATACCAAGAGCAGGACATACTCCAAGAATTTATGCAACATATCTGGCAATGCAATTTATATGAACGTTCTCTTTTTTTCTATATGTAAATATAGGAACTCTTTGATAAGAAAATTTTAGTCGCTAAACAGGAGAAATATTAGCTTATTACAAACAAAGCTCTCAACGTATTGAGTGGAAGAATCATGTTTCAATACCACTGGAACCTACTTAATAACCATATCATCAATCTAGAGTTAGAACGTTTTAGAGTGGAAGTCAAAATAGCCGGGTTGTTTTGAACATGGGAAATTGTGCTACCCATTCTCAACcccccccaccaccaccaccaccaccaccaccaccaaacCATTAGAAGGACCCAGATTACCAGAATAAAATCTTCAAAGATTTTAAACTATATCACTTAAAGTTTCAACACTACAAAATCTTATATCCACAACCAGTCTCCATAGTTCCAAAAGCATCTTCTTGAACccacccaccccaccccacccaaaaaaaataataatactaGTAAAGAAGGTTCCTATGGAAAAGGCTAACACGAGAAAGCAAAAGGAAGCGTTCAAAGCTGAGCATACTGCCCATGTCAAGACTTGCTATGCCTGTCTATCTATATGtgataaatattttaaatttaatataAAAGAAGTTCAAAGTTACCTGAAGTAGCTACGATTATCAGTAACTTTCTGGATAGCAAAACCTCCCACCACATCAATTCGTACTACATCCAGTGGAAGTGGTATTCCATCTTTTGAAAAACCATGAGTGCTTCTATCAACACTATCTAAGTCAGAGATCTGGAAATAGAGCTTGCTATCAGTTGCTTTAATATTGATGAAAACAAATATGATAATGGAAATATAGATAGTTATCAAAGATATAATCATTGACAAATGTTGTGGACTTTCACAAACTTACCGAATTTACAAGTACTACAATCAGACCATCTTGAAAGTACTCAAATACAAAGAAATGTATAAGGGCCTCCCTTGCTGACAACGGCCATGAAAGCTTCATCCTTTCTTCCAAGTAGTTAAACATATATCAGCACATAATTAGAGACATGataagaagaacaaaataaatatCTATGGACTGC
This genomic stretch from Nicotiana sylvestris chromosome 9, ASM39365v2, whole genome shotgun sequence harbors:
- the LOC104212033 gene encoding uncharacterized protein; its protein translation is MRDTGNISQYRDRLDQTLASHDLVNNDLLKPLVKNQMLRSSECDLQECSDDLVERRTKEVANFLSMLRSASVTDGEKSKSSEATHGGWKVKQDTEEYRVMYREGPEGTPFHTLLVEGYVDGPADVCLCISWGAELYKKWWPQTTIPTFKIVASECLQKVRDGEQICLVRMKLSWPLSAREALIHFFVFEYFQDGLIVVLVNSISDLDSVDRSTHGFSKDGIPLPLDVVRIDVVGGFAIQKVTDNRSYFRTIANMDIKLDFVPPSFINFVSRQLVGAGFKLYKKEVASVVKGDEDFSNALKDPLYARVRKALYSDNISNGNAALELLDLKKDVCRLDEEKRNGNGALELEELKEDTCVNLDEGSRETLGLQKELKKDASLQLNERTRDDNDALELQDPIGDACVHVDQGTRTNVEVKRPEQMVQSDNGLICSSQQDNFVAGDNKGHSEIEEINEDTSEMIESLNENDKKAHNYPANQVVHVPANNKKVLISSEVRQALGTLEKAISIIRDFGYNLEIRSVPSNTTVKYVGVEEDGQENSKSSETDRIHGSGSACADSPKKELSEATPYEHRNSSSSHSSRRTSSTLCTREATHNKKIAPASPDDYVEISGDEHHTAVRTSVDQTKEDNVTAVHADSVHGKENGKRKRKLPFYCCLYFLPGQVMG